The Solanum lycopersicum chromosome 9, SLM_r2.1 genome window below encodes:
- the LOC101250159 gene encoding pentatricopeptide repeat-containing protein At4g14820 — protein MAIMTHPFTTPPTTHPNTTRIHLSTSISKATSLPQLKQVHTQILRQNLSDSDSGSLLFDLIVSSIPLPSSLQYSLSIFSTLQNPRTHLINKLFRELSRSKEPHNALLFLENGRRNGLEVDRFSFPPLLKAASRAFALREGMEIHGLGCKLGFISDPFIQTALLGMYANSGQIQDARLVFDKMSERDIVTWDIMIDGYCQNGLFDDVLVLLEEMRSSNVEPDSRVFTTILSACGQTGNLALGKVIHELISENNIIADSRLQSSLISMYAGCGCMDLAQNLYDELSQKNLVVSTAMISGYSKAGQVEAARSIFNQITDKDLVCWSAMISGYAESDQPQEGLKLLDEMQASGVKPDQVTMLSVISACANLGALDQAKRIHMIVDKYRFREALPVNNALIDMYAKCGYLDGAREVFGRMRRKNVISWTSMTSAHAIHGEADQALMLFRQMKEPNWITFVAVLYACSHAGLVDEGQQIFSSMVNEYKITPKLEHYGCMVDLYGRANRLREALELVESMPMAPNVVIWGSLMAACRIHGEYELGEFAAKRLLELDPEHDGAYVFLSNFYAKGKRWENVGEVRQLMKHKGILKERGHSKIEMGNEIHKFLTADKSHKHADDIYAKLDEVVCKLMQVGYAPNTSVVLIDVDEDEKKDIVLLHSEKLALCYGLLKSSRGSPIHIIKNLRICEDCHNFMKLASKVFEREIVVRDRTRFHHYRDGSCSCKDYW, from the exons ATGGCTATAATGACCCACCCCTTCACCACCCCACCCACCACCCACCCCAACACAACCCGCATCCACCTATCCACCTCCATCTCCAAAGCTACTTCTCTCCCTCAGCTCAAACAAGTCCACACCCAAATCCTCCGTCAAAACTTGTCCGATTCCGATTCCGGTTCCCTCCTTTTCGACCTCATTGTTTCGTCAATTCCTTTACCTTCAAGCCTTCAATATTCGCTGTCCATCTTCTCCACTTTGCAAAACCCACGAACCCATCTCATCAACAAGCTATTTCGTGAACTCTCACGTTCTAAGGAACCCCATAATGCGTTATTGTTTTTGGAGAATGGTAGAAGAAATGGGTTGGAAGTTGACAGGTTTAGCTTCCCGCCATTGCTGAAAGCTGCGTCGAGGGCGTTCGCGTTGCGTGAAGGGATGGAGATTCATGGGTTGGGTTGTAAGCTTGGGTTTATTTCTGACCCGTTTATTCAAACTGCTCTGCTTGGAATGTATGCAAATAGTGGGCAAATTCAAGATGCGCGGTTGGTGTTTGATAAAATGTCTGAAAGAGATATTGTCACTTGGGATATAATGATTGATGG TTACTGTCAGAATGGCCTTTTTGATGATGTATTGGTGCTGTTGGAAGAGATGAGGAGCTCTAATGTGGAACCCGACTCGAGAGTTTTCACAACCATTCTATCTGCTTGTGGTCAAACTGGAAACTTAGCTCTTGGGAAAGTGATTCATGAGTTGATATCAGAGAATAATATCATTGCTGATTCTCGTCTGCAAAGTTCTCTTATCAGCATGTATGCAGGTTGTGGCTGCATGGATTTGGCTCAGAATTTGTATGACGAACTGTCACAAAAGAATTTGGTGGTATCAACTGCCATGATTTCAGGGTACTCAAAGGCTGGGCAAGTCGAAGCTGCACGctctatttttaatcaaataacaGATAAGGACTTGGTTTGTTGGAGTGCGATGATATCTGGCTATGCAGAGAGTGACCAACCACAAGAGGGTCTTAAGTTACTTGATGAAATGCAGGCATCTGGAGTGAAGCCTGACCAAGTAACTATGTTAAGTGTTATCTCAGCCTGTGCTAATCTCGGCGCATTGGATCAAGCAAAAAGAATCCATATGATTGTTGATAAGTACAGATTTCGAGAAGCTTTGCCTGTAAATAATGCCCTAATTGATATGTATGCCAAATGTGGGTATCTAGACGGAGCAAGAGAAGTTTTTGGTCGAATGCGAAGGAAAAATGTTATTTCGTGGACTAGTATGACTAGTGCACATGCCATTCATGGTGAGGCTGATCAGGCCTTGATGCTTTTTCGTCAAATGAAAGAGCCCAATTGGATTACGTTTGTGGCTGTCCTATATGCTTGTAGTCATGCCGGACTAGTTGATGAGGGACAACAGATCTTCTCATCAATGGTGAATGAGTACAAAATCACACCTAAACTTGAACACTATGGTTGCATGGTGGACCTTTATGGCCGAGCAAATCGTCTCAGAGAAGCCCTGGAGCTGGTAGAGAGTATGCCTATGGCACCAAATGTTGTCATTTGGGGTTCACTAATGGCTGCTTGTCGGATCCATGGTGAGTATGAACTAGGAGAATTTGCTGCTAAAAGGCTCCTCGAGTTAGATCCTGAACATGATGGAGCTTATGTCTTCTTATCAAACTTTTATGCTAAAGGAAAACGATGGGAAAATGTTGGGGAGGTGAGACAACTTATGAAACACAAAGGCATATTGAAGGAACGGGGTCACAGTAAGATTGAAATGGGCAATGAGATACACAAATTTTTAACAGCTGATAAGAGTCATAAACATGCTGATGACATCTATGCAAAGCTAGATGAGGTAGTTTGCAAGTTGATGCAGGTCGGTTATGCTCCAAACACTAGTGTTGTTTTAATTGATGTTGATGAAGACGAGAAGAAGGATATAGTTCTTTTGCACAGCGAAAAGCTGGCTCTTTGTTACGGATTACTGAAAAGTAGTAGGGGATCACCTATCcatataattaagaacttaAGGATCTGTGAGGATTGCCACAACTTTATGAAGTTGGCATCTAAGGTGTTTGAGAGAGAAATTGTTGTAAGAGATAGAACTAGATTTCACCATTACAGAGACGGTTCTTGTTCTTGTAAAGACTATTGGTAA
- the LOC101250447 gene encoding uncharacterized protein: protein MKSTPVSTPNSSVKSSSTTSVMDSEMKDSYYFPGCRKDTNCNCEICIASFNATLDLMTNSMHKSSITKLSAARALQFPRSPISYTPSRTFSTPKSSSNSSASSSMSPPLNSTARGSFHEKVKKRKRGFGFGVLFMRLIFGLGVVLGLEFGFSSVVSGFLQPQLSPLIVKNLSEKSWGLKDFDERLMFFKKELEGLIDDDEISNCSPLNSTWKINQDGLLLNSRCTLYKSSSEELIIWGWPLQTAGLLTAGFSARSYTILSGRLTEWSNGEIGYSIRKSNSSWTQQKWSGSAVQMDPNTWILEYSQSPLTENGKLVSAVLEFLKFRLRREVQKLKQEFWLSSSFVGQQSDFTIERLQVPT, encoded by the exons ATGAAATCAACACCAGTTTCAACGCCGAATTCCTCCGTGAAATCATCGTCGACcacctccgtcatggattccgagATGAAAGACAGCTACTATTTCCCGGGATGTCGAAAAGATACCAATTGCAATTGCGAAATCTGCATAGCCAGTTTCAATGCAACTCTCGATCTGATGACTAACAGCATGCACAAGAGTTCAATCACAAAACTTTCAGCGGCTAGAGCTCTTCAATTTCCAAGAAGCCCCATTTCTTACACCCCATCGAGAACTTTTTCGACCCCCAAATCGAGTAGCAACAGCTCTGCTTCTTCGTCCATGTCCCCTCCGCTCAATTCCACTGCTAGAGGGAGCTTTCATGAGAAGgtgaagaagaggaagagggGATTCGGATTTGGGGTTCTATTCATGCGGTTGATTTTTGGATTGGGTGTTGTTTTAGGGTTGGAATTTGGGTTTTCTTCTGTGGTTTCTGGGTTCTTGCAGCCTCAATTGTCGCCACTAATTGTTAAAAATTTGAGTGAAAAATCATGGGGTTTGAAGGATTTTGATGAAagattgatgttctttaagaaGGAGCTTGAAGGTCTGATTGATGACGATGAAATATCGAATTGCAGCCCTCTTAATTCTACTTGGAAAATCAACCAG GATGGTTTGCTTCTGAATTCGCGATGTACATTGTACAAGTCCAGTTCAGAAGAGTTGATTATATGGGGATGGCCTTTACAAACAGCTGGTTTGCTCACAGCTGGATTTTCTGCTCGTTCGTATACCATATTATCAGGAAGACTCACTGAG TGGTCCAATGGTGAGATTGGTTACTCGATTAGAAAGTCGAATAGTTCGTGGACTCAACAAAAATGGAGTGGTTCAGCTGTGCAAATGGACCCAAATACATGGATTTTAGAGTACAGTCAAAGTCCTTTAACTGAAAATGGAAAATTGGTTTCAGCTGTGTTGGAGTTTTTGAAGTTCAGACTGAGAAGAGAAGTTCAAAAGTTGAAACAAGAGTTCTGGCTGTCATCTTCTTTCGTGGGCCAGCAGAGTGATTTCACAATAGAGAGGCTCCAGGTTCCAACCTAA
- the LOC101246759 gene encoding uncharacterized protein: protein MDIELVKCECCGLKEDCTQDYISQVKENFDGKWLCGLCSEAVRDEVNRGKKQFLCMEDALKAHMSFCRKYKSNPAIKVADGMRQMLRRRSDLTSSSSSNSSNSKKYSRSTSSISYY, encoded by the coding sequence atGGACATAGAGTTAGTAAAGTGTGAATGTTGTGGACTAAAAGAAGATTGTACACAAGACTACATTAGTCaagttaaagaaaattttgatggaaaatggCTATGTGGACTTTGTTCAGAAGCAGTTAGAGATGAAGTTAATAGAGGAAAAAAACAATTTCTTTGTATGGAAGATGCTCTTAAAGCACATATGTCATTTTGtagaaaatataaatcaaatccAGCAATTAAAGTAGCTGATGGAATGAGACAAATGTTAAGAAGAAGGTCTGATTTAacttcatcatcatcttcaaattCATCTAATTCCAAGAAGTATTCAAGATCAACAAGTTCCATCTCCTATTACTAG